One window of Erwinia aphidicola genomic DNA carries:
- the flhB gene encoding flagellar biosynthesis protein FlhB, translated as MSQDSDEEKTESATAHRLEKAREDGQIPRSRELTSILMLVAGLSILWAGGEWMGRKLGALVADGLVFNHSVVSDTSQMLRQIANLLMQAVMAILPMMFGLVVVAIAAPMLLGGLVFSGKSIKFDPGKMNPIKGLAKLVSAQSAAELLKAVLKATLVGIVTGLYIWHHWAEMLRLVSESPVTALAGALNMIAMCSILVVLGLSPMVGFDVFFQLYSYFKNLRMSRQDIRDEYKQQEGDPHVKGRIRQQMRAAARRRMMADVPKADVIVTNPTHYSVALQYDEKKMSAPKVLAKGAGDIALRIRELAKENRIPILEAPPLARALYRHSEIGQHIPGQLYAAVAEVLAWVWQLRRWKVEGGLIPKRPVKLPVPEALDFAGEEKPDV; from the coding sequence GTGTCTCAGGATAGCGATGAGGAAAAAACAGAGTCCGCTACGGCTCACCGATTGGAAAAAGCCCGAGAAGATGGGCAGATTCCGCGATCGCGTGAGCTGACGTCGATCCTGATGCTGGTGGCCGGGCTAAGTATTCTCTGGGCTGGCGGCGAATGGATGGGGCGCAAACTCGGTGCTTTGGTGGCGGATGGTCTGGTATTTAACCACTCGGTGGTCAGTGATACCAGCCAGATGCTGCGCCAGATTGCCAACCTGCTGATGCAGGCGGTGATGGCTATCTTGCCGATGATGTTTGGCCTGGTGGTGGTGGCAATCGCCGCGCCGATGCTGCTCGGTGGCCTGGTCTTCAGCGGAAAATCAATTAAGTTCGACCCCGGCAAGATGAACCCGATCAAAGGGCTGGCGAAGCTGGTCTCCGCCCAGTCGGCAGCGGAGCTGCTGAAAGCAGTGCTTAAGGCCACGCTGGTTGGCATCGTTACCGGGCTATATATCTGGCACCACTGGGCGGAGATGCTGCGCCTGGTGAGTGAGTCGCCGGTGACCGCGCTGGCCGGGGCGCTGAACATGATTGCGATGTGCAGCATTCTGGTGGTGCTCGGGCTGTCGCCGATGGTGGGTTTCGACGTGTTCTTCCAGCTGTACAGCTACTTCAAGAATTTACGCATGTCGCGTCAGGATATTCGCGATGAGTACAAGCAGCAGGAAGGTGACCCGCACGTGAAGGGGCGTATCCGCCAGCAAATGCGTGCCGCCGCCCGCCGCCGCATGATGGCCGATGTGCCCAAGGCGGACGTGATTGTGACTAACCCGACCCACTATTCGGTCGCGTTGCAGTACGACGAGAAGAAAATGAGTGCGCCAAAGGTGCTGGCGAAGGGCGCAGGGGATATTGCTCTGCGCATTCGTGAGCTGGCGAAAGAGAATCGTATCCCGATCCTCGAAGCCCCGCCGCTGGCGCGTGCGCTGTATCGCCACAGTGAAATTGGCCAGCATATCCCGGGGCAGCTGTACGCCGCCGTGGCAGAAGTTCTCGCCTGGGTATGGCAACTCCGCCGCTGGAAAGTGGAAGGGGGGCTGATCCCAAAACGACCTGTTAAATTACCGGTGCCGGAAGCGCTGGACTTTGCTGGAGAAGAAAAACCTGATGTCTAA
- a CDS encoding protein-glutamate methylesterase/protein-glutamine glutaminase: MSKIRVLCVDDSALMRQLMTEIINSHADMEMVASAPDPLVARDLIKQFNPDVLTLDVEMPRMDGLDFLEKLMRLRPMPVVMVSSLTGKGSEITLRALELGAVDFVTKPSLGIREGMLAYSQMIADKVRAASRARLHTRGPTPAPVMLKAGPLLSSEKLIAIGASTGGTEAIRHVLQPLPATSPALLITQHMPPGFTRSFAERLNKLCQITVKEAEDGERILPGHAYIAPGAMHLELARSGANYQVKLNEGPPVNRHKPSVDVLFNSVAQYAGRNAVGVILTGMGNDGAAGLLAMNKAGAWTIAQNEASCVVFGMPREAIALGGASEVVDLHQISQHMLAKISAGQALRI, encoded by the coding sequence ATGAGTAAAATCAGAGTGTTGTGCGTTGATGATTCTGCCCTGATGCGTCAGCTGATGACCGAGATTATCAACAGCCATGCCGATATGGAGATGGTGGCATCCGCGCCGGACCCGTTAGTGGCGCGGGATTTAATCAAGCAGTTCAACCCGGATGTGTTAACGCTGGATGTTGAGATGCCGCGGATGGATGGCCTCGATTTTCTTGAAAAACTGATGCGCCTGCGTCCGATGCCGGTGGTGATGGTCTCCTCCCTGACCGGGAAAGGCTCTGAGATCACGCTGCGCGCGCTGGAGCTGGGGGCGGTGGATTTTGTTACTAAACCGTCGCTGGGGATCCGCGAAGGGATGCTGGCCTACAGCCAGATGATTGCCGATAAGGTGCGTGCCGCTTCCCGCGCACGTCTGCACACCCGTGGCCCAACGCCCGCGCCGGTGATGCTGAAAGCGGGCCCGCTGCTGAGTAGTGAAAAGCTGATTGCGATTGGCGCGTCGACCGGCGGTACCGAGGCGATCCGCCACGTGCTGCAGCCGTTACCGGCCACCAGCCCGGCGCTGCTGATCACCCAGCATATGCCGCCAGGCTTCACCCGCTCGTTTGCCGAACGTCTGAACAAGCTGTGTCAGATCACGGTGAAAGAGGCGGAAGATGGCGAACGTATTCTGCCCGGCCATGCCTATATTGCCCCGGGCGCGATGCACCTGGAGCTGGCGCGCAGTGGCGCAAACTACCAGGTCAAACTGAATGAAGGCCCGCCGGTGAATCGTCACAAGCCGTCGGTCGATGTGCTGTTTAACTCAGTGGCGCAGTACGCCGGTCGGAATGCCGTTGGCGTGATCCTGACCGGAATGGGTAACGATGGGGCTGCCGGGCTGCTGGCGATGAATAAAGCCGGTGCCTGGACCATCGCCCAGAACGAAGCGAGCTGTGTGGTATTTGGTATGCCGCGAGAGGCAATCGCCCTCGGGGGAGCCAGTGAAGTGGTGGATCTTCACCAAATCAGTCAGCACATGCTGGCAAAAATTAGCGCCGGACAGGCGTTGCGTATCTAA
- a CDS encoding methyl-accepting chemotaxis protein gives MFKSMKVVTSLVLVLVLFGALQLISGGLFFQSLKGDKENFALTQQIRLEQANLTAAWIALVQTRNTLNRAGIRYQLDASNNGSGATIPELVALAKSQLTTAETQFAEYTKELPPDVVALPHVQAVSEHYKILHDALVELSDMLAKGDFKGFVDQPTTGFQNGFEAAYDNWLKNTDALLSAGAEQNERAYHQAIWVLLIILLVSVATIALVWTGIHHILLRPLKQSIEHIRCIASGDLTQSIEVTGRNEMAQLASSLHHMQQELVKTVSDVRDGSDAIFTGASEIAAGNNDLSARTEEQAASLEQTAASMEQLTATVKQNAENARQASQLALSASETAQKGGKVVDGVVKTMNDIAGSSKKIADITSVIDGIAFQTNILALNAAVEAARAGEQGRGFAVVAGEVRNLAQRSAQAAKEIKGLIEDSVSRVNTGSVLVESAGETMTDIVNAVTRVTDIMGEIASASDEQSKGIDQVGTAVTEMDRVTQQNASLVEESASAAASLEDQASRLTQAVAVFRIRKENVIAAVNNNRGNVSPVLAAPAAARKALPAASSDEHWETF, from the coding sequence ATGTTCAAGAGTATGAAAGTGGTAACCAGCCTGGTGCTGGTTTTGGTTTTATTTGGTGCTTTACAGTTGATTTCGGGCGGGCTGTTTTTCCAGTCTCTGAAAGGAGATAAGGAAAACTTCGCGCTGACTCAGCAGATTCGCCTGGAGCAGGCCAATCTTACCGCCGCATGGATAGCACTGGTTCAGACACGTAATACGCTTAACCGCGCCGGGATCCGCTATCAGCTGGATGCCAGCAATAACGGCAGCGGCGCCACCATTCCGGAACTGGTGGCGCTGGCGAAAAGCCAGCTGACCACCGCGGAAACGCAGTTTGCGGAGTACACCAAAGAGTTACCGCCGGATGTCGTGGCACTGCCGCACGTTCAGGCCGTGAGCGAGCACTACAAAATCCTGCATGACGCGCTGGTTGAGCTGAGCGACATGCTGGCCAAAGGTGACTTCAAAGGGTTTGTCGACCAGCCTACTACCGGTTTCCAGAACGGTTTTGAAGCGGCCTATGACAACTGGCTGAAGAATACCGATGCCCTGCTGTCGGCGGGTGCCGAGCAGAACGAGCGCGCATATCACCAGGCTATCTGGGTGCTGCTGATTATTCTGCTGGTCTCCGTCGCCACCATCGCGCTGGTGTGGACCGGTATCCACCACATTCTGCTGCGTCCGCTGAAGCAAAGCATCGAGCATATCCGCTGTATCGCCAGCGGCGACCTGACGCAGAGTATTGAGGTGACAGGGCGCAACGAGATGGCGCAGCTGGCCTCCAGCCTGCATCACATGCAGCAGGAGCTGGTAAAAACCGTTAGCGACGTGCGCGATGGTTCCGATGCCATCTTTACCGGCGCCAGCGAAATCGCCGCCGGCAACAACGACCTCTCTGCACGTACCGAAGAGCAGGCCGCCTCGCTGGAGCAGACCGCTGCCAGCATGGAGCAGCTGACCGCGACGGTGAAGCAGAACGCCGAGAACGCCCGCCAGGCGTCACAGCTGGCGTTGAGCGCCTCTGAAACCGCACAGAAGGGCGGCAAAGTGGTGGATGGCGTGGTGAAAACCATGAACGACATCGCCGGCAGTTCGAAGAAAATTGCCGATATCACCAGCGTCATCGACGGCATCGCCTTCCAGACCAACATTCTGGCCCTCAATGCCGCGGTAGAAGCGGCGCGTGCCGGGGAGCAGGGGCGTGGCTTTGCCGTGGTGGCGGGCGAAGTGCGTAACCTCGCCCAGCGCAGCGCGCAGGCGGCGAAGGAGATCAAAGGGCTGATTGAAGACTCGGTATCCCGCGTCAACACCGGCTCGGTGCTGGTGGAGAGCGCCGGAGAGACGATGACCGATATCGTCAATGCGGTGACCCGCGTCACCGACATCATGGGCGAAATCGCCTCTGCCTCTGACGAGCAGAGCAAGGGCATCGACCAGGTCGGCACCGCCGTCACCGAGATGGACCGCGTTACGCAGCAGAACGCCTCGCTGGTGGAAGAGTCCGCTTCGGCGGCGGCCTCGCTCGAAGATCAGGCCAGCCGACTGACTCAGGCGGTCGCCGTGTTCCGAATTCGTAAAGAAAATGTCATCGCGGCCGTTAATAACAACAGGGGCAACGTTTCCCCGGTGCTGGCAGCACCCGCGGCGGCGCGTAAAGCGTTACCGGCAGCCAGTTCAGACGAGCATTGGGAAACATTTTAA
- the cheZ gene encoding protein phosphatase CheZ — MNAIPKPNVDAASAQDIISKIGSLTRMLRDSLRELGLDHAIAEAAEAIPDARDRLDYVVQMTAQAAERALNCVEAAQPRQTVLEDGAKTLKGRWDEWFENPIELADARSLVSDTRGYLDEVPQHTSFTNAQLMEIMMAQDFQDLTGQVIKRMMDVIQEIERQLLTVLMENIPDQSMRAKKDTDSLLNGPQINAAAPNVVASQDQVDDLLDSLGF; from the coding sequence ATGAACGCAATTCCGAAACCAAATGTTGATGCTGCTTCGGCACAGGACATTATCTCCAAAATTGGTTCACTGACGCGGATGCTGCGCGACAGTCTGCGAGAGCTGGGTCTGGATCATGCTATTGCCGAAGCGGCAGAAGCGATCCCAGATGCCCGCGATCGCCTTGATTATGTGGTACAGATGACCGCGCAGGCGGCAGAGCGCGCGCTTAACTGCGTGGAGGCTGCACAGCCGCGTCAGACGGTGTTGGAAGATGGAGCGAAAACGCTGAAAGGGCGCTGGGATGAGTGGTTTGAAAATCCTATCGAACTGGCAGATGCCCGCTCGCTGGTTTCGGATACTCGTGGTTATCTCGACGAAGTGCCGCAGCATACCAGCTTCACCAACGCCCAGCTGATGGAAATCATGATGGCTCAGGATTTCCAGGATCTGACCGGGCAGGTGATAAAACGTATGATGGATGTGATCCAGGAGATTGAACGTCAGCTGCTGACGGTCCTGATGGAGAACATTCCAGACCAGAGTATGCGGGCGAAAAAAGATACCGACAGCCTGCTCAATGGTCCGCAGATTAATGCTGCGGCACCAAACGTGGTAGCCAGCCAGGACCAGGTCGATGACCTGCTGGACAGCCTCGGCTTCTGA
- the cheR gene encoding protein-glutamate O-methyltransferase CheR, whose product MKKTTLLAPPETATLLSQMVQRLPLSDTHFKRISQLIYQRAGIVLADHKREMVYNRLVRRLRTLNIDDFGRYMALLETDPNSAEWQAFINALTTNLTAFFREAHHFPILAEHAKRRPGSYNVWCAAASTGEEPYSIAMTLAETLGTGPGKFQIHATDIDTQVLEKAQSGVYRQEELRTLSPQQMQRFFLRGTGPHEGMVRARPELANMVSFAQLNLLANDWALSGPFDVIFCRNVMIYFDKETQEKILRRFVPLLKPGGLLFAGHSENFSQISKEFYLRGQTVYGLTKER is encoded by the coding sequence ATGAAGAAAACGACGTTGTTAGCTCCACCGGAAACCGCAACGCTGCTGTCACAGATGGTGCAGCGTCTGCCGTTATCCGATACGCACTTTAAGCGTATCAGTCAGTTGATTTATCAGCGAGCTGGCATCGTCCTCGCCGACCACAAGCGGGAGATGGTTTATAACCGCCTCGTGCGCCGGTTACGTACGTTAAATATCGACGATTTTGGTCGCTATATGGCGCTACTGGAAACTGACCCGAACAGCGCGGAGTGGCAGGCATTTATCAATGCCCTGACCACCAACCTGACGGCCTTTTTCCGCGAGGCGCACCACTTCCCTATCCTGGCGGAGCACGCGAAGCGTCGCCCCGGCAGTTACAACGTCTGGTGTGCGGCGGCCTCCACCGGTGAGGAGCCTTACTCCATCGCCATGACGCTGGCCGAAACGCTGGGCACCGGTCCGGGTAAATTCCAGATCCATGCCACGGATATCGACACTCAGGTGCTGGAGAAGGCGCAGTCCGGCGTCTACCGCCAGGAAGAGCTGCGCACGCTGTCACCGCAGCAGATGCAGCGCTTCTTCCTGCGCGGCACCGGCCCGCATGAGGGCATGGTGCGCGCGCGTCCGGAGCTGGCAAATATGGTGAGCTTTGCCCAGCTTAACCTGCTGGCTAACGACTGGGCGCTCTCCGGCCCGTTTGATGTGATTTTTTGCCGTAACGTGATGATCTACTTTGATAAAGAGACGCAGGAGAAAATTTTACGGCGTTTTGTTCCGTTACTGAAACCAGGCGGCCTGCTGTTTGCCGGACACTCAGAAAACTTCAGCCAGATCAGTAAAGAGTTCTATCTGCGTGGCCAGACGGTCTATGGACTGACTAAGGAAAGATAA
- the cheW gene encoding chemotaxis protein CheW, producing the protein MTGMATVTKLAGETVGQEFLVFTLGDEEYGIDILKVQEIRGYDQVTRIANTPAFIKGVTNLRGVIVPIIDLRIKFAQPDVDYNDNTVVIVLNLEQRVVGIVVDGVSDVLSLTQDQIRPSPEFAVTMSTEYLTGLGALGERMLILVDIEKLLSSEEMALMDTLRSA; encoded by the coding sequence ATGACTGGAATGGCCACTGTCACTAAACTCGCCGGCGAAACCGTGGGTCAGGAGTTCCTGGTGTTTACGCTGGGTGATGAAGAGTACGGGATTGATATCCTCAAGGTGCAGGAGATCCGCGGTTACGATCAGGTCACGCGCATCGCCAACACCCCGGCGTTTATCAAGGGTGTAACCAACCTGCGTGGCGTAATCGTACCGATTATCGACTTGCGTATTAAGTTTGCCCAGCCGGACGTCGACTATAACGACAACACCGTGGTGATCGTGCTGAATCTGGAGCAGCGCGTGGTGGGCATCGTGGTGGACGGCGTGTCTGATGTGCTGTCGCTGACGCAGGATCAGATCCGTCCTTCCCCGGAATTTGCCGTCACCATGTCTACCGAGTATCTGACCGGTCTGGGCGCGCTCGGTGAGCGTATGCTGATTCTGGTCGACATCGAGAAGCTGCTGAGCAGCGAAGAGATGGCGCTGATGGATACGCTGCGCAGCGCATAA
- a CDS encoding methyl-accepting chemotaxis protein has protein sequence MFTRIKVVTSLIMVLVIFGTLQLASGGLFINALTHDKNSFAVSQAASDNVALFTDAWVTLNQTRITLNRGMLRLQSEAANSGSSASLKMLSDQAKQQLALAAKTYAAYQALPETPGMNSQLVERLEQSYDVYVQTLTQMIQLMDDKQLDAMFKMNIEAKQKVMQSTYVQWRDQQATLSKQGAAQNEKAYEQMLWLISGVMILVVALIVLCWYGLRNILIRPLQSSIAHIRSIAEGDLTQNIVAVGRNEMAQLANSLHEMQQALVKTVSVVRDGSDAIYTGASEISAGNNDLSARTEEQAASLEQTAASMEQLTATVKQNAENARQASQLALNASETAQKGGRVVDGVVKTMNDIAGSSKKIADIISVIDGIAFQTNILALNAAVEAARAGEQGRGFAVVAGEVRNLAQRSAQAAKEIKGLIEDSVARVDTGSQLVGSAGETMTDIVNAVTRVTDIMGEIASASDEQSRGIDQVGTAVTEMDRVTQQNASLVEESASAAASLEDQASRLTQAVAVFRIARQQAAPVAVLKRPLLNKPSAKPANPVSNDGHWETF, from the coding sequence ATGTTCACGCGGATTAAAGTCGTCACCAGCCTGATTATGGTTCTGGTGATTTTCGGCACGTTACAGTTAGCTTCTGGCGGCTTGTTTATCAATGCGCTGACTCACGATAAAAACAGCTTTGCGGTATCTCAGGCCGCCAGCGATAACGTGGCGCTGTTTACCGACGCCTGGGTCACGCTGAACCAGACGCGCATTACGCTCAACCGCGGCATGCTGCGCCTGCAGAGCGAAGCGGCCAACTCGGGCAGCAGCGCCTCCCTGAAGATGCTCAGTGACCAGGCCAAACAGCAGCTTGCGCTGGCGGCTAAAACTTACGCCGCTTATCAGGCCCTGCCGGAAACGCCGGGCATGAACAGTCAGCTGGTTGAGCGCCTGGAGCAGAGCTATGACGTTTACGTGCAGACGCTGACGCAGATGATCCAGCTGATGGATGACAAACAGCTGGATGCGATGTTCAAAATGAATATCGAAGCGAAGCAGAAAGTGATGCAGAGCACCTATGTCCAGTGGCGTGACCAGCAGGCAACGTTGAGCAAGCAGGGCGCGGCGCAGAACGAGAAAGCCTACGAGCAGATGCTGTGGCTGATCTCTGGCGTTATGATTCTGGTGGTGGCGCTGATCGTGCTGTGCTGGTATGGCCTGCGTAACATCTTGATCCGCCCGCTGCAAAGCAGCATTGCGCACATCAGGAGTATTGCAGAGGGTGACCTGACGCAAAATATCGTTGCGGTCGGGCGCAACGAAATGGCGCAGCTGGCGAACAGCCTGCATGAGATGCAGCAGGCGCTGGTGAAGACCGTCAGCGTCGTGCGCGATGGTTCAGACGCGATTTACACCGGCGCCAGCGAAATCTCTGCGGGTAATAATGACCTGTCAGCGCGCACTGAAGAGCAGGCTGCCTCGCTGGAGCAGACCGCTGCCAGCATGGAGCAGCTGACCGCGACGGTGAAGCAGAATGCTGAGAACGCCCGCCAGGCGTCACAGCTGGCGCTGAATGCCTCCGAAACGGCACAGAAGGGTGGCCGGGTGGTCGATGGCGTGGTGAAGACCATGAACGATATTGCCGGGAGCTCGAAGAAAATTGCCGATATTATCAGCGTTATTGACGGTATCGCTTTCCAGACCAATATCCTGGCGCTGAATGCCGCGGTGGAAGCGGCCCGTGCCGGGGAGCAGGGGCGTGGCTTTGCGGTGGTGGCGGGCGAAGTGCGTAACCTCGCCCAGCGCAGCGCCCAGGCGGCGAAGGAGATCAAAGGATTGATCGAAGACTCGGTAGCGCGCGTCGATACCGGCTCACAGCTGGTCGGCAGCGCGGGTGAAACCATGACCGATATCGTCAATGCGGTGACCCGCGTCACCGATATTATGGGCGAAATCGCTTCGGCTTCTGATGAGCAGAGCCGCGGCATCGACCAGGTCGGCACCGCCGTCACCGAGATGGACCGCGTGACGCAGCAGAATGCCTCGCTGGTGGAAGAGTCCGCCTCGGCGGCCGCCTCGCTCGAAGATCAGGCCAGCCGTCTGACCCAGGCGGTGGCGGTGTTCCGCATTGCGCGCCAGCAGGCGGCCCCGGTTGCCGTGCTAAAGCGCCCGCTGCTGAATAAGCCCAGCGCTAAGCCCGCTAACCCGGTGAGCAACGACGGTCATTGGGAAACGTTTTAA
- a CDS encoding methyl-accepting chemotaxis protein → MFKRMKVVTSLIVVLAFFGSLQLITGGLFFQALKGDKDNFAVSQQLRLQQSALNQSWIALIQARNTLNRSGIRYMLDANHMGSGDSVKQLLAAAQEQLNIAEKSYATWDSHLSQQGKSAENVRAIQENYRILHDALAQLIQLMNDGKISEFFDQPTQRYQDGFSHAYNSWLSKNDAQAQAGADQNLHAFNQAIWVLVIVLVVSLLAIGGVWSGIRHILLLPLQSSIGHIRRIASGDLTQPITVEGRNEMAQLAASLQHMQQELVRTVSVVRDGSDAIFTGASEIAAGNNDLSARTEQQAASLEQTAASMEQLTATVKQNAENARQASQLALSASETAQKGGKVVDGVVKTMNDIAGSSKKIADITSVIDSIAFQTNILALNAAVEAARAGEQGRGFAVVAGEVRNLAQRSAQAAKEIKGLIEDSVSRVNTGSVLVESAGGTMSDIVNAVTRVTDIMGEIASASDEQSRGIDQVGTAVTEMDRVTQQNASLVEESASAAASLEEQASRLTQAVAVFRIARQQAAPAAVLKRPLLNKPSVESANPVSNDGHWETF, encoded by the coding sequence ATGTTTAAGCGTATGAAGGTCGTTACCAGCCTGATAGTGGTGCTGGCATTTTTTGGTTCATTACAGTTAATCACCGGCGGCCTGTTCTTCCAGGCGCTGAAAGGCGACAAAGATAATTTCGCCGTCTCCCAGCAGCTGCGGCTGCAGCAGTCCGCCCTCAACCAGTCCTGGATCGCTCTGATTCAGGCACGTAATACCCTCAACCGTTCCGGGATCCGCTACATGCTGGATGCTAATCATATGGGCAGCGGCGACAGCGTTAAACAGCTGCTGGCGGCGGCGCAGGAACAGCTCAATATCGCAGAGAAAAGCTACGCCACCTGGGACTCTCACCTGTCGCAACAGGGCAAAAGCGCCGAAAACGTGCGCGCTATTCAGGAAAACTACCGCATCCTGCACGACGCGCTGGCGCAGCTGATCCAACTGATGAACGACGGCAAGATTAGCGAATTCTTCGATCAGCCAACCCAGCGTTATCAGGATGGTTTCAGCCATGCCTATAACAGCTGGCTGAGCAAAAACGATGCGCAGGCGCAGGCCGGTGCGGACCAGAATCTGCATGCCTTCAATCAGGCGATCTGGGTGCTGGTTATCGTGCTGGTGGTGTCACTGCTGGCAATTGGCGGGGTGTGGAGCGGCATCCGTCATATCCTGCTGCTGCCGCTGCAGAGCAGCATCGGTCATATCCGGCGTATTGCCAGCGGCGATCTGACGCAGCCCATTACCGTAGAGGGGCGTAACGAGATGGCGCAGCTGGCCGCCAGCCTGCAGCATATGCAGCAAGAGCTGGTGCGCACCGTCAGCGTGGTGCGCGACGGCTCTGATGCCATCTTTACCGGCGCCAGCGAAATCGCCGCCGGCAATAACGACCTCTCTGCGCGTACCGAACAGCAGGCCGCCTCGCTGGAGCAGACCGCGGCCAGCATGGAGCAGCTGACCGCCACGGTGAAGCAGAACGCCGAGAACGCCCGCCAGGCCTCACAGCTGGCGTTGAGCGCCTCTGAAACCGCACAGAAGGGCGGCAAAGTGGTGGATGGCGTGGTGAAAACCATGAACGACATCGCCGGCAGTTCGAAGAAAATTGCCGATATCACCAGCGTCATCGATAGCATCGCCTTCCAGACCAATATTCTGGCCCTCAATGCCGCGGTAGAAGCGGCGCGTGCCGGGGAGCAGGGGCGCGGCTTTGCCGTGGTCGCGGGCGAAGTACGTAACCTCGCCCAGCGCAGCGCGCAGGCGGCGAAGGAGATCAAAGGACTGATCGAAGACTCGGTATCCCGCGTCAACACCGGCTCGGTGCTGGTGGAGAGCGCCGGTGGAACCATGAGCGATATCGTCAATGCGGTGACCCGCGTCACCGATATCATGGGCGAAATCGCTTCGGCTTCTGACGAGCAGAGCCGCGGCATCGACCAGGTCGGCACCGCCGTCACCGAGATGGACCGCGTCACGCAGCAGAATGCCTCGCTGGTGGAAGAGTCCGCCTCGGCGGCCGCCTCGCTCGAAGAGCAGGCCAGCCGACTGACCCAGGCGGTCGCCGTGTTCCGCATTGCGCGCCAGCAGGCGGCCCCTGCTGCCGTGCTAAAGCGCCCGCTGCTGAATAAGCCCAGCGTTGAGTCCGCTAACCCGGTGAGCAACGACGGTCATTGGGAAACGTTTTAA
- the cheY gene encoding chemotaxis response regulator CheY yields MVDKNMRFLVVDDFNTMRRIVRNLLKELGFNNVEEAEDGVDALNKLRAGGFDFVVSDWNMPNMDGLQLLQTIRADATMSKLPVLMVTAEAKKENIIAAAQAGASGYVVKPFTAATLEEKLGKIFEKLGM; encoded by the coding sequence ATGGTCGATAAAAATATGCGGTTTCTGGTGGTAGACGACTTCAACACGATGCGTCGTATCGTCCGTAACCTGTTAAAAGAGCTGGGTTTCAACAACGTTGAAGAAGCAGAAGACGGCGTTGATGCGCTGAATAAGCTGCGCGCCGGGGGTTTTGACTTCGTGGTCTCTGACTGGAACATGCCCAATATGGACGGTCTGCAGCTGCTGCAAACCATTCGTGCGGACGCCACGATGAGCAAACTGCCGGTCCTGATGGTGACGGCGGAAGCGAAGAAAGAGAACATCATTGCTGCGGCTCAGGCGGGCGCCAGCGGCTACGTGGTTAAACCCTTCACTGCGGCTACCCTGGAAGAGAAATTAGGCAAGATCTTCGAAAAACTGGGTATGTAA